A genomic window from Streptomyces mirabilis includes:
- a CDS encoding DUF397 domain-containing protein — MRASSLGVRWVKSQHSNAEGNCVEVASLAEGGVALRNSRDPDGPALIYTAAEVAAFLAGAKDGEFDHLV, encoded by the coding sequence ATGCGGGCCAGTTCACTGGGCGTTCGCTGGGTGAAGAGTCAGCACAGCAACGCCGAGGGCAACTGCGTCGAGGTGGCGTCCCTGGCCGAGGGGGGCGTGGCGCTGCGCAACTCGCGCGACCCCGACGGGCCGGCCCTCATCTACACAGCGGCTGAAGTGGCCGCTTTCCTGGCCGGGGCCAAGGACGGGGAGTTCGACCATCTGGTGTGA